Proteins from a genomic interval of Streptomyces sp. NBC_00820:
- a CDS encoding IS200/IS605 family accessory protein TnpB-related protein, whose protein sequence is MGGLREVAASFVVPGPAGVAVRDRLKGLTAGDEEVLRLVGDLLGSLASRDLKTRCAAGLDHTSDAWAERKRALTGDSSSRWAGSITKATHDQWALARRAQLAHVQGLEAGVRTIAHRLSLPLCEKGGKRAPGGYRSRREWFAKSRRLNVLEDRLQAVRADWRSGVVSVVRGGKRLLNTRHHLDAAGLTEPEWRERWQAERRFLQADGESGKRFGNETIRVSPDGEVSIKLPTPLARLANAPHGRYALDARVAFAHRGEQWRDRVSANRAVAYRIHEDTVRGRWYLTASWTIPPAATVPLATARVNGMIGVDTNADHLAAWRLDTHGNPLGAPRTFAYNLNGTTHHRDAQIRHALIRLLHWAKQHHLAIAVEDLDFTAEKTREKHGRRKRFRKLISGMPTARLRARLVSMAAELGIPVVAVDPAYTSRWGAQHWQKPLTSTTRKPTRHDAASIAIGRRALGHPIRRRTTPPRAHQSDVHGHRTVQARPDTPGREETRPRIPGPRTRSVRTGSGAKAGDQRAQHRSGHTAEHESWQQDSLPLSL, encoded by the coding sequence GTGGGTGGGTTGCGGGAGGTGGCGGCGTCGTTCGTGGTGCCCGGCCCTGCGGGTGTTGCGGTCCGTGACCGGCTCAAGGGCCTGACCGCCGGGGACGAGGAGGTACTGCGGCTGGTCGGTGACCTGCTCGGTTCGCTGGCCTCCCGCGACCTGAAGACCCGGTGCGCGGCCGGGCTGGACCACACCAGCGATGCATGGGCGGAGCGTAAGCGTGCCCTGACCGGTGATTCGTCCTCGCGCTGGGCCGGTTCGATCACGAAAGCCACCCACGACCAATGGGCCTTGGCCCGCCGCGCCCAGCTCGCGCATGTGCAGGGGTTGGAGGCGGGAGTGCGCACGATCGCCCACCGGCTGTCCCTCCCGCTCTGCGAGAAGGGCGGCAAGCGGGCGCCGGGCGGGTACCGGAGCAGGCGGGAGTGGTTCGCCAAGTCCCGCCGACTGAATGTTCTGGAGGACCGGCTCCAGGCCGTACGCGCCGACTGGCGGTCCGGTGTCGTGTCGGTGGTGCGGGGTGGGAAGCGTCTGCTGAACACCCGCCACCACCTGGATGCGGCCGGGCTCACCGAGCCGGAGTGGCGTGAGCGGTGGCAGGCCGAGCGCAGGTTCCTGCAGGCCGACGGGGAGTCGGGGAAGCGGTTCGGCAACGAGACGATCCGCGTCAGCCCGGACGGCGAGGTCAGCATCAAACTCCCCACCCCGCTCGCACGGCTGGCGAACGCCCCGCACGGCCGGTACGCGCTGGACGCCCGGGTGGCATTCGCGCACCGGGGCGAACAGTGGCGTGACCGCGTGAGCGCGAACCGGGCGGTGGCCTACCGCATCCACGAAGACACCGTCCGCGGCCGCTGGTACCTCACCGCCTCATGGACCATCCCCCCAGCCGCAACCGTCCCCCTCGCAACCGCCCGCGTGAACGGGATGATCGGCGTGGACACCAACGCCGACCACCTCGCCGCCTGGCGCCTCGACACCCACGGCAACCCGCTCGGCGCCCCACGCACCTTCGCCTACAACCTGAACGGCACCACCCACCACCGTGACGCCCAGATCCGCCACGCCCTCATCCGCCTTCTGCACTGGGCCAAGCAACACCACCTGGCGATCGCGGTCGAGGACCTCGACTTCACGGCGGAGAAGACCCGGGAGAAGCACGGCCGCCGCAAACGCTTCCGCAAACTGATCTCCGGCATGCCCACGGCCCGGCTGCGTGCCCGGCTGGTGTCCATGGCCGCCGAACTCGGCATCCCCGTCGTCGCCGTGGACCCGGCCTACACCTCCCGGTGGGGCGCCCAGCACTGGCAGAAACCCCTCACCAGCACCACCAGAAAGCCCACCCGTCACGATGCCGCGAGCATCGCGATCGGCAGACGCGCCCTGGGGCACCCGATCCGGCGACGGACGACACCGCCCCGTGCACACCAGAGCGATGTGCACGGGCATCGGACCGTCCAGGCCCGACCGGACACCCCGGGGCGTGAGGAAACCCGCCCCCGCATCCCCGGACCACGGACACGATCCGTGCGCACCGGCAGCGGAGCGAAAGCGGGCGACCAGCGTGCCCAACACCGTTCGGGGCACACGGCTGAGCACGAATCCTGGCAACAGGACTCACTCCCACTCAGCCTTTAG